Proteins encoded within one genomic window of Marinobacter halotolerans:
- a CDS encoding Bax inhibitor-1/YccA family protein encodes MENRQYNVQQNRGTSIARGSATAAISPEATKVLRNTYSLLAMTLLFSAVMAAVSMSINMGRGASLGCSLGALALIWFVLPRTANSSAGIAVVFAFTGLLGLSLGPILSMYLAMSNGTQIVMQALGGTGIVFFALSGYVLTTKKDFSFMRGMLVAGLVVVIVAAIGAMVAGMFGVDISGFSLALSAAIVFLMSGFILYDTSRIVNGGETNYILATTGLYLNIYNLFVSLLHLIGAFSNE; translated from the coding sequence ATGGAAAACAGACAGTATAACGTCCAGCAAAATCGGGGCACTTCAATTGCCCGTGGTTCTGCCACTGCCGCGATTAGTCCTGAGGCGACCAAAGTATTGCGCAATACCTATTCGCTGCTTGCCATGACACTGCTGTTCAGTGCCGTAATGGCGGCCGTATCCATGTCTATCAACATGGGTCGGGGTGCAAGTCTCGGCTGCAGCTTGGGCGCGCTTGCGCTGATCTGGTTTGTTCTTCCAAGAACCGCCAACAGCTCCGCGGGTATCGCCGTTGTATTTGCCTTCACAGGCCTCCTGGGTCTTTCACTGGGCCCGATCCTTTCAATGTATCTGGCCATGTCTAACGGCACGCAGATTGTGATGCAGGCCCTCGGTGGCACCGGTATCGTGTTCTTTGCGCTGTCAGGCTATGTGCTGACCACCAAGAAAGACTTCAGTTTCATGCGGGGCATGCTGGTTGCCGGTCTTGTGGTTGTCATTGTGGCTGCCATTGGTGCCATGGTCGCCGGCATGTTCGGCGTTGACATCAGCGGCTTCAGCCTGGCGCTCAGTGCGGCCATCGTGTTCCTGATGTCTGGTTTCATCCTGTATGACACCAGCCGCATCGTGAATGGCGGTGAAACCAACTACATCCTTGCGACTACAGGCTTGTACCTGAACATCTACAACCTGTTCGTAAGCCTGCTCCACCTCATTGGCGCGTTCTCCAACGAATGA
- a CDS encoding 5-oxoprolinase subunit C family protein produces MSPSAPALRVIRPGASATVQDTGRYGYRQHGLAVGGALDLHAFNWANSLLDNPPGAACLEIMLGGFQARAETDITVALTGAHAHIELNGSAISQWRTIALKAGDELSIGHSDCGRILYLALPGGLNSPEWFGSQSVVPREKIEGIDPISADMYLIANRNIGTTAHREVPEAFRPNYREELTLRLIPGYQFNQFSRDDLLRLTTEEYELTQQSDRMGFRLSGKPMKEVPPGIISEGIALGAVQIPGDGQPIVLLNDCQTIGGYPKPGVIASLDCHRLAQRLPGQTIRFAYTDLADAQNERRLFNSFFRERVSFENFEKGM; encoded by the coding sequence TTGAGCCCTTCAGCCCCGGCGTTGCGGGTCATCCGCCCCGGCGCCAGCGCGACCGTTCAGGACACCGGCCGCTACGGATACAGACAACACGGCCTGGCCGTGGGCGGTGCGCTGGATCTTCACGCCTTCAATTGGGCAAACAGCCTTCTTGATAACCCGCCCGGCGCCGCCTGCCTTGAAATCATGCTTGGCGGCTTTCAGGCTCGCGCCGAAACCGATATCACCGTCGCGCTCACCGGCGCCCACGCCCACATTGAACTTAACGGATCAGCCATCAGCCAGTGGCGAACGATTGCACTTAAGGCCGGAGACGAGCTTTCCATCGGCCACTCAGACTGCGGCCGGATTCTTTATCTGGCTTTACCAGGCGGCCTCAACAGCCCCGAATGGTTCGGCAGCCAGTCCGTAGTGCCGCGAGAGAAAATAGAAGGGATAGACCCCATTTCGGCGGACATGTACCTGATTGCCAACAGGAACATCGGCACCACCGCCCATCGTGAAGTGCCGGAAGCCTTCCGACCGAATTACCGGGAAGAGCTTACCCTTCGCCTGATTCCCGGCTACCAGTTCAATCAGTTCAGCCGGGACGACCTGCTGAGGCTGACCACAGAAGAATACGAGCTGACCCAGCAGTCCGACCGGATGGGATTTCGTCTGAGCGGGAAGCCAATGAAAGAGGTACCACCGGGCATTATTTCGGAAGGTATTGCGTTAGGCGCGGTGCAGATTCCCGGGGATGGACAGCCGATCGTTCTGCTGAACGACTGCCAGACCATCGGCGGCTACCCCAAACCCGGCGTGATCGCCTCACTGGATTGCCATCGCCTCGCCCAGCGACTACCCGGCCAAACAATCCGGTTCGCCTACACGGACCTGGCGGACGCCCAGAATGAACGACGGCTGTTCAACAGCTTTTTTAGGGAGCGTGTATCGTTTGAAAACTTCGAGAAAGGGATGTAA
- the pxpB gene encoding 5-oxoprolinase subunit PxpB, producing MISQVSENTLLICVAEDIRDDLPGKLRALCQLMESRRWPWLQDLVPSYTSLLVVYDPDQLDFRQATTAVRQVLEHWQEQSVPGSQDEPSDETRTIELPVYYSEESGPDLAALAKACDLEVDEVISRHTAITCQVYAMGFAPGFAFMGEVDPAIAHPRLDTPRKQVPRGSVGIANRQTAVYPVSSPGGWQLIGRCPTRLFDRNELSLLRIGDKVRFYSISREDYLERGGEL from the coding sequence ATGATTAGCCAGGTTTCAGAAAACACGCTGCTGATTTGCGTCGCGGAAGACATCCGCGATGATCTACCGGGCAAGCTTCGTGCGCTTTGCCAGCTGATGGAATCCCGGCGCTGGCCCTGGCTGCAGGACCTGGTTCCGTCCTACACCAGCCTTCTCGTTGTTTATGATCCCGATCAGCTTGATTTCAGGCAGGCGACCACCGCCGTCAGACAGGTTTTGGAGCATTGGCAGGAGCAATCGGTGCCGGGCTCTCAGGATGAGCCGAGTGATGAAACCCGCACCATCGAACTGCCTGTCTATTACAGTGAGGAATCCGGGCCGGACCTGGCAGCCCTGGCGAAAGCCTGCGATCTTGAGGTGGACGAGGTCATTTCGCGCCACACCGCGATTACCTGCCAGGTTTATGCCATGGGGTTTGCACCGGGTTTTGCCTTTATGGGTGAAGTGGACCCGGCCATTGCCCACCCACGCCTCGACACACCCCGTAAGCAGGTTCCCCGGGGCAGCGTGGGCATTGCCAATCGCCAGACGGCGGTCTATCCGGTCAGTTCACCCGGTGGCTGGCAGCTTATCGGTCGATGCCCTACCCGCCTGTTTGATCGCAACGAACTTTCACTACTGCGCATTGGGGACAAAGTCCGCTTCTATTCGATAAGCCGGGAAGACTATCTGGAACGTGGAGGCGAGCTTTGA
- a CDS encoding 5-oxoprolinase subunit PxpA — protein MKLNCDLGESYGAWQMGQDEKVMPLIDMANVACGFHAGDTSVMRKTVALAASHGVEIGAHPSYHDLPGFGRRSIPHTPEEIEALMLYQLGALQGICRAEGLTLSYVKPHGALNNDMMRDMSTLEAVMSAIHKYDSTLPLMIPATVHHERHRKLANYVGIPVLLEAFADRAYDDEGQLVSRRLPGAVHQSVEAIVAQALSFAHKGGVKSTSGQWLDLPADSLCVHGDTEGALAAIRQIRDTLDSTPQA, from the coding sequence ATGAAGCTCAACTGCGATCTTGGTGAAAGTTACGGAGCCTGGCAGATGGGCCAGGATGAAAAAGTGATGCCACTGATCGACATGGCCAATGTCGCCTGCGGGTTCCACGCCGGCGACACCAGCGTCATGCGCAAGACTGTGGCGCTGGCCGCATCCCACGGCGTTGAAATCGGCGCCCATCCTTCCTACCACGATCTGCCTGGATTCGGGCGCCGTTCAATACCTCACACGCCGGAAGAGATCGAAGCCCTGATGCTTTATCAACTCGGGGCCTTGCAGGGTATCTGCCGGGCAGAGGGGCTGACACTCTCTTATGTGAAACCCCACGGGGCCCTGAACAACGACATGATGCGGGACATGTCCACACTGGAAGCGGTCATGAGCGCGATCCACAAGTACGACAGCACCCTTCCGCTAATGATCCCCGCCACCGTACACCACGAACGCCACCGGAAACTGGCCAATTACGTTGGCATACCGGTTTTGCTGGAAGCCTTTGCCGACCGGGCCTACGACGACGAAGGACAGCTTGTATCCCGGAGGCTGCCCGGTGCAGTACACCAGTCGGTTGAGGCAATCGTGGCTCAGGCGCTGTCATTTGCCCACAAGGGCGGAGTAAAAAGTACCTCTGGCCAATGGCTTGATCTGCCTGCTGACAGCCTTTGTGTGCACGGAGACACCGAAGGCGCACTCGCTGCCATCCGCCAGATCAGGGACACCCTCGACTCCACGCCTCAGGCATGA
- the hemH gene encoding ferrochelatase yields MQFTGTTDFSHDHPEKIGVLVTNLGTPDAPTPSALRRYLGEFLWDPRVVELPRPLWWLILHGIILRIRPKRSAKAYSGVWQPEGSPLLLHTAKQAEGIRKELQARHGNNVVVAFAMRYGNPGIGKVLNELQNQGVRKLLVLPLYPQYSASTSASTFDAIAHDFTRRRWLPDLRFISHYPDYPPYIEAMADHIRAHWEEHGRNQKLILSYHGVPLKYLMKGDPYHCECHKTSRLLAEKLGLGKDEYMTTFQSRFGREEWLQPYTDETLKALAGKGVKSIDVFCPGFSSDCLETVEEIDEENREYFMEGGGEGFSYIPALNASHGHIKALTQLIEDNLQGWQVPENNPEELAARLERAEAQKNAQYPGRDM; encoded by the coding sequence ATGCAGTTCACGGGCACCACAGACTTCAGCCACGATCATCCGGAGAAAATCGGCGTTCTGGTTACCAACCTCGGCACGCCGGACGCGCCCACGCCTTCTGCACTGCGCCGCTATCTGGGTGAGTTCCTCTGGGACCCGAGAGTCGTCGAACTGCCCCGCCCGCTCTGGTGGTTGATCCTTCACGGCATCATTCTGCGCATCCGCCCGAAGCGTTCCGCAAAGGCCTATTCCGGCGTATGGCAGCCGGAAGGATCGCCGCTGTTGCTGCACACCGCCAAGCAGGCAGAAGGCATCCGCAAGGAGCTTCAGGCACGGCACGGCAACAACGTGGTGGTGGCGTTTGCCATGCGTTACGGCAATCCCGGCATTGGCAAGGTGCTTAACGAGCTTCAGAACCAGGGCGTCCGCAAGCTGCTGGTGCTGCCACTATATCCGCAGTATTCCGCTTCCACCTCGGCCTCCACTTTTGATGCCATTGCCCACGACTTTACCCGTCGCCGCTGGTTGCCGGATCTGCGATTCATTTCCCATTATCCGGACTACCCGCCTTACATCGAAGCCATGGCGGACCATATCCGGGCGCACTGGGAAGAGCACGGCCGCAACCAGAAACTGATCCTGTCCTACCACGGCGTGCCTCTGAAATACCTGATGAAGGGCGACCCCTACCACTGTGAATGCCACAAGACCTCCCGGCTACTTGCAGAAAAGCTCGGTCTTGGCAAAGATGAGTATATGACAACGTTCCAGTCACGCTTCGGTCGCGAGGAATGGCTCCAGCCCTACACCGATGAGACCCTGAAAGCCCTTGCGGGCAAGGGTGTAAAGTCCATCGATGTGTTCTGCCCCGGTTTTTCCTCGGACTGCCTGGAAACCGTCGAGGAAATCGACGAAGAAAACCGGGAGTACTTTATGGAAGGCGGCGGCGAAGGATTCAGCTACATCCCCGCGCTTAATGCGAGCCACGGGCACATCAAGGCCCTGACCCAGCTAATCGAGGACAACCTTCAGGGCTGGCAGGTGCCGGAGAATAACCCGGAGGAACTTGCAGCACGACTCGAGCGGGCCGAAGCCCAGAAAAACGCCCAGTATCCGGGCCGGGATATGTAA
- a CDS encoding TIGR01244 family sulfur transferase, with protein sequence MDIRPIDDHIAVAPQIRVEDIPELARLGFKTLVANRPDAEEPGQPAMADIETAAREHGLTFVYQPVESGNILDSDVDHFDEMIREADAPVLAFCRSGTRCTVLWALSTARRESVEDIVGKARNAGYDISGLAPRMSQQSGK encoded by the coding sequence ATGGACATCAGACCGATTGACGACCACATTGCCGTAGCACCGCAGATCAGGGTGGAAGATATCCCGGAACTGGCCAGGCTCGGCTTCAAGACACTGGTCGCCAACCGGCCGGATGCGGAAGAGCCCGGCCAGCCTGCTATGGCTGACATTGAGACGGCTGCCCGGGAGCATGGCCTGACATTCGTCTATCAGCCAGTAGAGTCCGGTAACATCCTCGATTCCGACGTGGACCACTTTGATGAAATGATCCGCGAAGCAGACGCCCCCGTACTTGCCTTCTGCCGCAGCGGAACCCGCTGCACGGTTCTCTGGGCCCTGAGTACTGCCCGCCGCGAATCCGTAGAAGACATTGTCGGCAAAGCCCGTAATGCTGGCTACGATATCAGCGGACTGGCACCAAGGATGTCCCAGCAGTCCGGCAAATAG
- a CDS encoding YeeE/YedE family protein codes for MAFTLFSLIAGLTFGIGLLLSGMANPEKVLGFLDLAGQWDPSLALVMVGAIVVGIVAFRLAAKRGQTLLGGDVRLPTKSDIDIRLVVGSVLFGAGWGLAGFCPGPGLVAMGAGEHKAVVFVIAMLAGMAVFELLEKRRSQS; via the coding sequence ATGGCCTTTACTCTGTTTTCCTTGATCGCGGGACTGACGTTCGGCATTGGCCTTCTACTCAGCGGAATGGCCAACCCGGAGAAGGTTCTCGGCTTTCTTGATCTGGCCGGTCAATGGGACCCATCCCTCGCGTTGGTGATGGTCGGGGCCATTGTGGTTGGTATCGTGGCCTTCCGGTTGGCCGCCAAACGCGGACAGACATTGCTCGGTGGAGACGTCCGGCTGCCCACAAAAAGCGATATCGACATCCGCCTGGTCGTGGGCAGCGTGCTTTTCGGCGCGGGCTGGGGGCTTGCCGGCTTCTGCCCCGGTCCGGGGCTGGTTGCAATGGGCGCTGGAGAACACAAGGCCGTTGTATTTGTGATCGCCATGCTTGCGGGGATGGCGGTATTCGAACTGCTCGAGAAACGTCGCAGCCAGAGTTGA